From Actinomyces slackii, a single genomic window includes:
- a CDS encoding [protein-PII] uridylyltransferase family protein encodes MRPSAARPLSPALAARRHPHPRPWTPQAGRGWRRTLSQDVEASIVSLWAQACGAVGLVDDDGLGHAVVPGLALACVGSLARRETGPASDLDLVLLHAPASPGAARAARLDAATVAALAERLWYPLWDAGIALDHSVRTIEQVREVAGGDLPAAVGMLDLRHLAGDASLTQDCAAMLLGDWRRATRKRLPDLARDAAERAEMAGDLVTLIEPDLKEAHGGLRDAVLIEALAASSLADRPHGQLDRAVDTLLNARDALALVTGRPTSKLLAAAHDEVAERLGITGSGGSSGGEEPRDALLRGVYEAGREVASALDTTMRAALRAARPARRPLTLVRFGRRSAPVLESPDAGVAILDQEVVLSNDAAPEEDPVLPLRVALVAASRRLPVAAVTRRSLARCPVPTAPWSELPARPGAQATALDLFVDLLGTGKELIRVWEDLDLADLPARWLPGWREARNRPQRNPIHLYTVDRHMVRTAALAGELLDDPGLSESLGAVGLAAPQAVEAPQWRRCLLLAAVVHDLGKAPGVLGEAHAAAGVERLPALWEVLGIAERDAQEIALLVRHHLLLATAAGQAPGCAEAVDAAREALGTGPAALRRLAQLTVLTEADARAAGPRAWSPWRASLVAQSTAALARALG; translated from the coding sequence ATGAGGCCATCCGCTGCTCGGCCGCTCTCGCCGGCGCTGGCAGCGCGCCGCCACCCCCACCCCCGGCCCTGGACGCCCCAGGCGGGTCGGGGGTGGCGGCGCACCCTGAGCCAGGACGTCGAGGCCTCCATCGTCTCGCTGTGGGCCCAGGCCTGCGGGGCCGTCGGCCTCGTGGACGACGACGGCCTCGGGCACGCCGTCGTTCCCGGGCTGGCCCTGGCCTGCGTGGGATCCCTGGCCCGCCGCGAGACCGGCCCCGCCTCCGATCTGGACCTGGTCCTCCTGCACGCCCCGGCCTCCCCGGGCGCCGCCCGCGCGGCGCGCCTGGACGCCGCCACCGTCGCGGCCCTGGCCGAGCGCCTGTGGTACCCCCTGTGGGACGCCGGGATCGCCCTGGACCACTCGGTGCGCACCATCGAGCAGGTCCGCGAGGTCGCCGGCGGGGATCTGCCGGCGGCCGTGGGGATGCTCGATCTGCGCCACCTCGCCGGCGACGCGTCCCTGACCCAGGACTGCGCCGCGATGCTCCTTGGCGACTGGCGGCGCGCCACCCGCAAGCGCCTGCCCGACCTGGCCCGGGACGCGGCCGAGCGCGCCGAGATGGCCGGCGACCTCGTCACCCTCATCGAGCCTGACCTCAAGGAGGCCCACGGCGGCTTGCGCGACGCGGTCCTCATCGAGGCCCTGGCCGCCTCCTCGCTGGCCGACAGGCCCCACGGCCAGCTCGACCGCGCCGTCGACACGCTCCTCAATGCCCGTGATGCCCTGGCCCTGGTCACGGGCAGGCCCACGAGCAAGCTCCTCGCAGCCGCCCACGACGAGGTCGCCGAGCGGCTCGGCATCACCGGATCGGGCGGGTCGTCGGGCGGTGAGGAACCCCGCGACGCCCTTCTGAGAGGCGTCTACGAGGCGGGTCGTGAGGTCGCCTCCGCCCTGGACACCACCATGCGGGCTGCGCTGCGGGCGGCTCGACCGGCCCGGCGGCCGCTGACCCTCGTGCGCTTCGGCCGCCGCAGCGCACCGGTTCTCGAGAGCCCCGATGCGGGAGTGGCCATCCTGGATCAGGAGGTGGTCCTGTCCAACGACGCCGCGCCCGAGGAGGACCCGGTGCTGCCCCTGAGGGTGGCTCTGGTCGCCGCCTCGCGCCGCCTGCCGGTGGCTGCCGTGACGCGGCGCAGCCTGGCGCGCTGCCCGGTCCCCACCGCCCCCTGGAGCGAGCTGCCGGCCCGGCCCGGGGCGCAGGCCACCGCCCTGGACTTGTTCGTCGACCTGTTGGGAACGGGCAAGGAGCTCATCCGGGTCTGGGAGGACCTCGACCTGGCCGACCTGCCAGCACGATGGCTCCCCGGTTGGCGCGAGGCCCGCAATCGCCCCCAGCGCAACCCCATCCATCTCTACACCGTGGATCGTCACATGGTGCGCACCGCCGCCCTGGCAGGGGAGCTGCTCGACGACCCCGGTCTGTCCGAGAGCCTGGGCGCCGTCGGGCTGGCGGCCCCACAGGCGGTCGAGGCCCCGCAGTGGCGCCGATGCCTGCTCCTTGCCGCGGTCGTGCACGACCTGGGCAAGGCGCCAGGGGTCCTCGGGGAGGCCCACGCCGCAGCGGGAGTGGAGCGTCTGCCCGCGCTGTGGGAGGTCCTAGGCATTGCGGAGAGGGACGCCCAGGAGATCGCGCTCCTCGTGCGCCACCACCTGCTCCTGGCCACCGCGGCGGGACAGGCGCCCGGATGCGCCGAGGCGGTTGACGCCGCCCGCGAGGCGCTGGGGACCGGGCCGGCGGCGCTGCGACGACTCGCGCAGCTGACCGTGCTCACCGAGGCCGATGCCCGCGCGGCCGGGCCGCGGGCCTGGAGCCCATGGCGCGCCAGCCTGGTCGCCCAGTCCACAGCCGCTCTCGCCCGGGCCCTGGGGTGA
- a CDS encoding P-II family nitrogen regulator yields MKLVTAIIQPYQLDSVTAALEAAGLHGVTVSEAQGAGRQKGHTEVYRGAEYQVDYVPKLRIEVLTPDDAASDAVAAIADAARSGRIGDGKIWVTHVEEVVRVRTGERGEAAL; encoded by the coding sequence ATGAAGCTCGTTACCGCCATCATCCAGCCCTACCAGCTCGACTCCGTGACCGCGGCCCTGGAGGCCGCCGGCCTCCACGGCGTGACCGTCTCCGAGGCCCAGGGCGCCGGCAGGCAGAAGGGCCACACCGAGGTCTACCGCGGCGCCGAGTACCAGGTGGACTACGTGCCCAAGCTCCGCATCGAGGTCCTCACCCCCGACGACGCGGCGTCCGACGCCGTGGCCGCCATCGCCGACGCCGCCCGTTCAGGGCGCATCGGTGACGGCAAGATCTGGGTGACCCACGTCGAGGAGGTGGTGCGCGTGCGCACCGGCGAGCGTGGTGAGGCCGCCCTATGA
- a CDS encoding ammonium transporter: protein MALDTGATAWMLMSASLVLLMTIPALALFYGGMSRSKSVLNMMMMSFGSTAIIGVLYVLYGWSMSYGGTDIAGILGNPLTQLGLRGTMMDDGGEFVLDSLGVPVIVGVAFQMTFAIITVALISGAIADRTRFGAWMSFVPLWVTLSYFPMAHMVWGGGALSGEGWFASIAEPIDFAGGTVVHINAGIAGLFLAVAIGRRRGFGTQPMRPHNLPLTMLGAGLLWFGWFGFNAGSAFTADGNAGLAWVNTSVATCAAVLGWLAVERIRDGHATSLGAASGIVAGLVGITPAAGSLTPVGSIILGLVAGAVCAVSVGLKYRFGYDDSLDVVGVHLVGGLVGTVLVGFLAKDSGLLYGHGLSQLIVQVLVALVAIVFSLVMTALCWFIVSLIGQGWRLSADAEHIGADKAEHSESAYESLTAGRLATVLPRRGHAPGSTTTPSAKES, encoded by the coding sequence ATGGCACTCGACACCGGAGCCACCGCGTGGATGCTCATGAGCGCCTCACTCGTGCTGCTCATGACCATTCCCGCACTCGCCCTGTTCTACGGAGGCATGAGCCGGTCGAAGTCCGTCCTCAACATGATGATGATGTCCTTCGGCTCCACAGCCATCATCGGCGTTCTCTACGTCCTGTACGGATGGTCCATGTCCTACGGCGGCACAGACATCGCAGGGATCCTCGGCAACCCTCTGACCCAGCTGGGCCTTCGCGGCACCATGATGGATGACGGAGGCGAGTTCGTCCTCGACAGCCTCGGGGTGCCCGTCATCGTCGGCGTCGCCTTCCAGATGACCTTCGCGATCATCACCGTCGCCCTCATCTCCGGGGCCATCGCCGACCGCACCCGCTTCGGCGCCTGGATGAGCTTCGTGCCCCTGTGGGTCACCCTGTCCTACTTCCCCATGGCGCACATGGTCTGGGGCGGTGGAGCCCTGTCGGGCGAAGGCTGGTTCGCCTCGATCGCCGAGCCGATCGACTTCGCCGGCGGCACCGTGGTCCACATCAACGCCGGCATCGCCGGCCTCTTCCTGGCGGTGGCCATCGGCAGGCGTCGCGGCTTCGGAACCCAGCCGATGCGCCCCCACAACCTGCCCCTGACGATGCTGGGCGCCGGCCTGCTGTGGTTCGGGTGGTTCGGCTTCAACGCCGGCAGCGCCTTCACCGCGGACGGCAACGCGGGCCTGGCCTGGGTCAACACCTCGGTGGCAACCTGCGCCGCAGTGCTCGGCTGGCTGGCGGTCGAGCGGATCCGTGACGGTCACGCCACCAGCCTGGGCGCGGCCTCGGGCATCGTGGCGGGCCTGGTCGGCATCACGCCCGCGGCCGGGAGCCTGACCCCCGTGGGCTCCATCATCCTGGGACTGGTGGCCGGCGCCGTGTGCGCCGTGTCGGTGGGCCTGAAGTACAGGTTCGGCTACGACGACTCCCTCGACGTCGTGGGCGTGCACCTCGTCGGCGGGCTGGTGGGCACCGTCCTGGTCGGCTTCCTCGCCAAGGACTCCGGGCTGCTCTACGGCCACGGCCTCAGCCAGCTCATCGTCCAGGTGCTCGTCGCCCTCGTGGCAATCGTCTTCTCCCTGGTCATGACGGCCCTGTGCTGGTTCATCGTCTCGCTCATCGGGCAGGGGTGGCGGCTGAGCGCCGACGCCGAGCACATCGGGGCCGACAAGGCCGAGCACAGCGAGTCCGCCTACGAGTCCCTCACCGCGGGGCGCCTGGCCACCGTCTTGCCGCGGCGCGGCCACGCCCCGGGTTCAACCACCACCCCGTCCGCGAAGGAGTCCTGA
- a CDS encoding TetR/AcrR family transcriptional regulator: MSDLPDPISRRDRQRQTREAIIFAARASFARDGYHGARLDEIARAAGFSKGAVYSNFANKAELFLAVMDMNMEQALATGARPLFELNSMDLSGDDDAVRMTRNFALATLEFTAVAARDETLSAEMARRLDPLITGQALVTQAVRAVHGQRGVTAEDDLDREQVGALLAALDQGAAVLALAGSSAFDAGLLAAGKARLLALGGLSADEFSELLERAQHLPLVEERLAEFERDWRAGGEEAPA, encoded by the coding sequence GTGAGCGATCTTCCCGACCCGATCAGCCGCAGGGACCGTCAGAGGCAGACCCGCGAGGCGATCATCTTCGCCGCCCGCGCCTCCTTCGCGCGCGACGGCTACCACGGTGCGCGGCTCGATGAGATCGCGCGCGCGGCGGGCTTCTCCAAGGGGGCGGTCTACTCCAACTTCGCCAACAAGGCCGAGCTCTTCCTCGCGGTCATGGACATGAACATGGAGCAGGCGCTGGCCACGGGGGCCAGGCCCCTGTTCGAGCTCAACTCGATGGACCTGTCCGGCGATGACGACGCGGTGCGCATGACTCGGAACTTCGCTCTGGCCACCCTGGAGTTCACGGCCGTCGCGGCCAGGGACGAGACCCTGAGCGCTGAGATGGCGCGACGCCTCGACCCCCTGATCACGGGCCAGGCCCTGGTCACCCAGGCGGTGCGGGCGGTTCACGGCCAGCGCGGCGTCACCGCCGAGGACGATCTCGACAGGGAGCAGGTCGGCGCCCTCCTGGCCGCCCTGGATCAGGGGGCGGCGGTCCTGGCGCTCGCCGGGAGCAGCGCCTTCGACGCCGGCCTCCTCGCCGCCGGCAAGGCGCGACTGCTTGCCCTGGGCGGCCTGTCAGCCGATGAGTTCTCCGAGCTCCTGGAGCGGGCCCAGCACCTGCCGCTGGTCGAGGAGCGCCTGGCGGAGTTCGAGCGCGACTGGCGCGCCGGTGGCGAGGAGGCGCCGGCGTAG
- a CDS encoding ABC transporter ATP-binding protein, protein MSSSRYAPSLTITGLTRRFGAVTANDSIDLSVEPGSVVGLLGHNGAGKTTLVSQVVGLLRPDAGDIRVGSLDAIAHPAAARRAVALQPQAQSPIDGLTPRDAVEIAARMRGLSARDARAASLALAEELDYGPWLTRRALPEGGGLSGGIRRLVGFAMAAVAPTPLLILDEPTNDVDASRRRLLWDAVRRRADAGTGVLLVTHNVIEADQVLDEVTILDRGRVVASGTPASLRGSEGTLRLELHLTPGAQAPLDTSSPTANPQDPETSAIPSLPTRPLRAVRTGRRLLVTIPAGDAVACVDWASGQRQAGVIETYTLSPSSLEDAYLALTEAPEADHKDKTSEEIAA, encoded by the coding sequence ATGTCCTCATCCAGGTATGCACCCAGCTTGACCATCACCGGCCTGACACGCCGCTTCGGCGCTGTCACCGCCAACGACTCCATCGATCTGAGCGTTGAGCCCGGCAGCGTGGTCGGCCTCCTGGGCCACAACGGCGCCGGCAAGACCACCCTCGTCTCCCAGGTGGTTGGCCTGCTGCGGCCCGACGCCGGGGATATCCGCGTGGGAAGCCTCGACGCCATCGCCCACCCCGCCGCCGCGCGGCGCGCCGTCGCGCTCCAGCCCCAGGCGCAGTCCCCCATCGACGGGCTGACCCCGCGCGACGCCGTCGAGATCGCCGCGCGGATGCGGGGCCTGTCCGCCCGCGACGCCCGCGCCGCCTCCCTGGCCCTGGCCGAGGAGCTGGACTACGGGCCGTGGCTGACCCGCCGCGCCCTGCCCGAGGGCGGCGGGCTGTCCGGAGGGATCCGCAGGCTCGTCGGATTCGCCATGGCCGCCGTCGCCCCCACGCCACTGCTCATCCTCGATGAGCCGACCAACGACGTCGACGCCTCGCGCCGCCGACTCCTGTGGGACGCCGTGCGACGGCGGGCCGATGCCGGGACGGGGGTCCTCCTGGTGACCCACAACGTGATCGAGGCCGACCAGGTGCTCGATGAGGTCACCATCCTGGATCGCGGCCGGGTGGTCGCCAGCGGCACGCCCGCGAGCCTGCGAGGCAGCGAGGGCACCCTGCGGCTGGAGCTGCACCTGACCCCCGGAGCGCAGGCTCCCCTGGACACGTCTTCCCCGACGGCGAACCCTCAGGATCCCGAGACCTCCGCCATCCCCTCCCTCCCGACTCGACCGCTGCGAGCAGTCCGCACCGGCCGCAGGCTCCTGGTCACGATCCCTGCCGGGGATGCCGTCGCCTGCGTCGACTGGGCCTCCGGTCAGCGCCAGGCCGGCGTCATCGAGACCTACACCCTCAGCCCGAGCAGCCTGGAGGACGCCTACCTCGCCCTCACTGAGGCGCCCGAGGCCGACCACAAGGACAAGACCAGCGAGGAGATCGCCGCATGA
- a CDS encoding ABC transporter permease: MTTMASPSTAPSASAPAEAGRRPSASHPGAWSLYRTVLRWNLLSVGPMLPVVIVLQVFMAAGIILGFALLIPGIDDLPDMALHMSTGAPTIQLLIVGLVMVPQAVATARNNGTFAYMRALPVPRPILLAADLTVWMVVALPGLAASMGVALLRFDLSLDPTWPLLIGAALLVSIMSAAVGYAIAVTLRPVIAQAATQALVFFILLFSPVTFPASHLPRWLESAHDWLPIRPAADLLRLGLASGDYTWQTRDLIILLVWTVVSMAICLRALSRR, translated from the coding sequence ATGACCACCATGGCCTCACCATCCACCGCCCCCAGCGCATCCGCACCCGCGGAGGCGGGCCGCCGTCCGTCGGCGAGTCATCCCGGCGCCTGGAGCCTCTACCGCACCGTGCTGCGATGGAATCTGCTCTCTGTCGGGCCGATGCTTCCCGTCGTCATCGTGCTGCAGGTCTTCATGGCGGCAGGGATCATCCTCGGATTCGCCCTGCTCATCCCCGGGATCGACGACCTTCCGGACATGGCCCTGCACATGTCCACGGGGGCTCCCACCATCCAGCTCCTGATAGTCGGGCTGGTCATGGTGCCCCAAGCCGTGGCGACGGCGCGCAATAATGGCACCTTCGCCTACATGCGCGCCCTGCCGGTGCCGCGCCCGATCCTCCTGGCCGCCGACCTGACCGTGTGGATGGTGGTGGCGCTACCAGGCCTCGCCGCCTCCATGGGTGTCGCACTTCTGCGCTTCGACCTGTCCCTGGACCCGACCTGGCCGCTTCTCATCGGCGCGGCACTGCTGGTGAGCATCATGTCCGCCGCGGTCGGCTACGCGATCGCGGTGACACTGCGCCCCGTGATCGCACAGGCGGCCACCCAGGCACTGGTCTTCTTCATCCTCCTGTTCTCACCCGTCACCTTCCCGGCCTCCCACCTGCCCCGGTGGCTGGAGTCGGCCCACGACTGGCTTCCCATCCGCCCGGCGGCCGACCTGCTGCGCCTCGGCCTGGCCTCGGGCGACTACACCTGGCAGACCAGAGATCTCATCATCCTGCTCGTGTGGACGGTCGTGAGTATGGCGATCTGCCTGCGGGCGCTGTCGCGGCGGTGA
- the ftsY gene encoding signal recognition particle-docking protein FtsY gives MDLILIVIAVLVVLALAGGLWLYVGRRQGDLPEDLSAHKPTSIEDLFPQEGQEGQAAEEVGEREEPGAEPEARPAATTATLESPESIPGRMQRLRARLAGAGGFGKAVLSVLSRGDLTEADWEEIEDTLLTSDLGIEVTTQLMEELRTQAKVLDTSDPQAIRAVLRSELLALVDPDLDRSVNLERPAAAEGAEIAGTPAAAILMVGVNGTGKTTTCGKLARVLVAQDKSVVMGAADTFRAAAAEQLSTWGQRVGVEVVRSEREGADPASVAFDAVRTAAEQEADAVVVDTAGRLQNKAGLMDELGKIKRVMEKVAPVGEVLLVLDATTGQNGMRQAQVFAEAVGITGIVLTKLDGTAKGGIVVTVQKELGVPVKLVGLGEGADDLAPFDPEGFVDALLG, from the coding sequence ATGGACCTGATCCTCATCGTTATCGCAGTCCTCGTCGTCCTGGCCCTGGCCGGGGGCCTCTGGCTCTACGTCGGGCGCAGGCAGGGCGACCTCCCCGAGGACCTCAGCGCCCACAAGCCCACCAGCATCGAGGATCTCTTCCCCCAGGAGGGGCAGGAGGGTCAGGCCGCCGAGGAGGTCGGGGAGCGAGAGGAGCCCGGCGCCGAGCCCGAGGCCCGGCCCGCGGCCACGACCGCCACTCTGGAGTCCCCCGAGTCCATCCCCGGCCGGATGCAGCGCCTGCGGGCGCGCCTGGCCGGTGCCGGCGGCTTCGGCAAGGCCGTGCTGTCGGTCCTGTCGCGCGGCGATCTCACCGAGGCCGACTGGGAGGAGATCGAGGACACTCTGCTGACCTCGGACCTGGGCATCGAGGTGACCACCCAGCTCATGGAGGAGCTGCGCACCCAGGCCAAGGTCCTGGACACCTCCGACCCTCAGGCCATCCGCGCCGTCCTGCGCTCCGAGCTCCTGGCCCTGGTGGACCCCGACCTGGACCGCTCCGTCAACCTGGAGCGCCCTGCCGCCGCCGAGGGGGCGGAGATCGCCGGCACTCCGGCCGCGGCCATCCTCATGGTCGGGGTCAACGGCACCGGCAAGACCACCACCTGCGGCAAGCTCGCCCGCGTCCTGGTCGCCCAGGACAAGAGCGTCGTCATGGGCGCCGCTGACACCTTCCGCGCCGCCGCCGCGGAGCAGTTGAGCACCTGGGGCCAGCGCGTGGGCGTGGAGGTGGTGCGCTCCGAGCGGGAGGGGGCCGACCCCGCCTCGGTGGCCTTCGACGCCGTGCGCACCGCCGCTGAGCAGGAGGCCGACGCCGTCGTCGTCGACACCGCCGGCCGCCTGCAGAACAAGGCCGGCCTCATGGATGAGCTGGGCAAGATCAAGCGGGTCATGGAGAAGGTCGCCCCCGTGGGCGAGGTCCTGTTGGTCCTGGACGCCACCACCGGGCAGAACGGCATGCGCCAGGCCCAGGTCTTCGCTGAGGCCGTGGGCATCACCGGCATTGTGCTGACCAAGCTCGACGGCACCGCCAAGGGCGGGATCGTCGTGACCGTGCAGAAGGAGCTGGGCGTGCCCGTCAAGCTCGTGGGCCTGGGGGAGGGCGCCGACGACCTGGCCCCCTTCGACCCCGAGGGCTTCGTCGACGCTCTCCTGGGCTGA